The Chamaesiphon minutus PCC 6605 DNA window CTACACCCTCGGCCCTGGAGATAGATTGCGAGTAGATATCTTCAACGTGCCAGAATATAGCGGTGAATTCAATGTCTTGGGCGATGGTGCGATCAATCTACCCGTCATCGGAGCAGTTCCCGTCCAAGGACTGACAGTCCAAAGAGCCTCTGCATTATTAACAGCTTATTTCTCGCGCTACGTCAAACGCCCGATCGTCACGATTAGCGTCACAGCTCCGCGTCCCGTCCAATTTGCGATCGCAGGTGAAGTGACGCGTTCTGGTTCCTATACCGTCCCATTTACTGGCGAAAATCGTAAGTTTCCGACAGTCAGCCAAGCGATCCAACTCGCTGGTGGTACGACTCAAACTGCTAACCTCCGTCAAGTCCAAGTCCGCCGTGCGGCGACAGGCAGAATCATCTCGGTGAACATCTTCGATGTACTCCAAAGAGGCAACACATCCCAAGATATTACCTTGCGCGATGGCGATACCATTTTTATCGCTCGCTCTGAAGGTGTCAATGCCGCAGATCGACTCAGACTAGCAGGTTCTAACCTCGCCAACCAAGATGCAACTGTCAAAGTAGCGATCCTTGGTGAAGTTGGCAAGCCAGGTACCTACACGCTCAAAGGTGAGACTGCTGGTACTGCCGGACGTGTCACCCCACCCACGCTCACCGAAGCGATCAAAATTGCTGGTGGTAGTACGGCTTCCGCCGACCTGAGCCGGATCAGAGTCCGCCGCAATACACGGACGGGCGTCGGTCAAGTCGTACCGATTAACTTACTCAATCTGCTCAAAGCTGGCGACTTCGGCCAAGATATTATCCTTCAGGATGGCGATACAATCTTGCTACCGACGGCAACTGAAATCAATAGTGCCAACAGCATATTAATATCGGCATCTAACCTTGGCCCTCAAGCCATCAATCCGCCCAAAGTAGTAGTTGTCGGCGAAGTCAACCGTCCGGGTACCTATACCGTCACTGGCGCAGGTAACACCACCAATAACAATACTCAGTTAACTGGAACTGTGGCTCTCCCCACCGTCACCAATGCCATTCAGTCCGCTGCTGGAATTAAGCCAACAGCAGATATTCGCCAAATTCAATTGATTCGGACGACCCGCACTGGCGAACAACGCATCGCGCTGAACTTATTCAAATTGCTTCAGCAAGGGGATACCAGCCAAGATATCATCCTCCAAGAAGGCGATCGAATTTTTATTCCCGTCGCGCAAAATAGTAGCCCGCAGGACGTGGATCTAGTCGCATCTTCCACACTTTCGCCAGCCACGATCCGCGTCAATGTAATCGGTGAAATCGCCAATAAAGCCGGACGCGGTGGGACGATCGAAATGCCACCCAACACCACTCTCAACCAAGCACTGCTAATTGCTGGTGGTTTCGACAATGTGCGTGCTAACAAAAATGAAGTTGACTTCATCCGCCTCAATCCCAATGGGACTGTCACTAAGCGGTTGATCAAGCTCAACTTTACCAGAGGCATCGATCCAGAGACTAACCCACGCTTGCAAAACAATGACACGATTGTAATCGGACGCAACGGTCTGACCCGAATTGGGGATGGTTTCAGTACGATTCTGACACCATTTAATGGTATATTGAATATCCTCAGATTTTAACGCTCGAACAACTGTCACTGAGCGGTCGATCGAGATCGACTTTACCAGAGGCATCGATCCAGAGACTAACCCACGCTTGCAAAACAATGACACGATGGCGATCGGACGCAACGGCCTAACCCGAATTGGGGATGGTTTCAGTACGATTCTGACACCATTTAATGGTCTACTGAATATCCTCAGGTTCTAACGCTCGAACACAGGATAGAGTTGGCAGCGGTAACAATCCTGTTTACCGCTGCTGTTTTGCTCAAATATCACCCTAAGCAAATAACTAGCTAGTAAAGTAGCGATCGACGATAATAGAGATCTGATTATCGATCGATCTGCTTAACTTGCTATGAATACGACTAATTTGCGCGATCTGTACCAACAGGTCATCCTCGAACATTATAAAAAGCCCAAGCATCGAGGTAAAACTAATCCTGTCGATCGGTATCAGAAAGGGCACAATCCATCTTGTGGCGATACCATCGAACTGACACTACAACTAGATCCCGATGGCGAGCGCGTCACTGATATTAAATTTGAAGGCGAAGGTTGTGCGATCGCACTAGCTTCGGTCGATCTCATGGCTGGAGCGTTGGTGGGTAAAACGATCGATGAAGCTTTAGACGCAATCGGCACTTTTCAACAGATGATGAAAGGGGAAGGTGAATTTCCCAAAGAGCAACGCAAACTCAACGTCATGAAAGGTGTGGCTCAATTTCCCGTCCGGATTAAATGCGCCAATCTCGGCTGGCACACGCTCAAAGCTGCACTCCAAATGACTGGAGAAGCCAAGCTTGCTGATTTTGTCAGTAATGAAGCAGAGTTATAAGAGTTTAGATTTTAAATTTTGCGGATGCGCTCCGGTCGGGGAACCCGACCATGGAAGCGCACCAAGCCGGATTTTGGACGCTTGCGTCCTTAACTATCCACTATCCACTATTCACTATTCACTAATTAGATGATTTCAACTGCTGACTTTTTCAAATACTGTCAATGGTCGGGAATCGTCACGCTGGCTTTGGCAGTGCTGACGATCTTAGCTTTGGTCTTAAAATGGGGCTTCAAATTTCGACTCGTCGGCGCGACTGGATTTATGGGCGTACTGACTGCTGGTTTATTTGCCCTTAGTTTAGTCCCGATCGTACATAGCAATGTCCCGGGCGCGCTGCACTACTCATTGATTTATGATAACGGCAGCGATCGCGCCACTATTGCCGTTAAAACCCCCATTAGCGAAGCCGGGCTAGATGCGACCTTACGTCAAGCCGCAGGTGATTTGTATTCTTATGGACGCTCCGGTGCGAGCGATCGCCAGCTCAAAGTGCGCGCGCGGACGGTCGTTCATCCGCGTCCCGGCGTTTCCGAACCGCTAGTATTGGGAGAAGTCACGCGCTCGCTCGGTGGCGGCGAAGATAGTCAATTAAACGTAAGAATCGATCGAGCTAATCTGACTAAAGTAGCTCCAGCCAAAATCTAACCTCAAGCGAACCCGCCAAATTCTCTAGATTAGTTAGCGATGCCCGATTGGTGGGAATAATAGGGGAAGTTGTGACGATGGAAGTTGTCCCCATCACCGTTCGGATTGCCGCCATCATGCGGAATCGATACTTAGACGAGGGACTCCCTCGACGAGCTGGATGCTAGCGGTGCTTTTTTCTCAAAGGCTTTGCGAACCCACACCGAACGATCTCTGGGATAGATTTCCCGACACAACCCCCAATTCATAATGATGTTCCCACATAACTTTAGTTAGGGGAAATATTTTTAGATCGTATCGTTTGACTCAAACTTAGATAAAAGCTGGTTAACTTCATGAGGATTAATGACCCAAATTTACTTAAACAAGTCGTTAACTACCTAGATAGACATCAAGAGGCAGTGCGGATCAAAAAGATGCTGTATTGTTTGTGTACCAGTAGGTGGGAAAAGGATATCGATTATTTAAATTCGATTAATTTTCAATATTTAATCGAACAGTTAGTTAGAGAAAATACTACTTTAGAGCGATTCAGAATCTTATTACAAAATCTGATTAAAACAGTAAATAAGCC harbors:
- a CDS encoding polysaccharide biosynthesis/export family protein, whose product is MKTASLRTYLYKSVIVGLVPVLAIVNLQSGALAVPKKESKSKTPDRTLTAKIGVSAPAKKAVKAKPPAQRVVAPQNNFADSYTLGPGDRLRVDIFNVPEYSGEFNVLGDGAINLPVIGAVPVQGLTVQRASALLTAYFSRYVKRPIVTISVTAPRPVQFAIAGEVTRSGSYTVPFTGENRKFPTVSQAIQLAGGTTQTANLRQVQVRRAATGRIISVNIFDVLQRGNTSQDITLRDGDTIFIARSEGVNAADRLRLAGSNLANQDATVKVAILGEVGKPGTYTLKGETAGTAGRVTPPTLTEAIKIAGGSTASADLSRIRVRRNTRTGVGQVVPINLLNLLKAGDFGQDIILQDGDTILLPTATEINSANSILISASNLGPQAINPPKVVVVGEVNRPGTYTVTGAGNTTNNNTQLTGTVALPTVTNAIQSAAGIKPTADIRQIQLIRTTRTGEQRIALNLFKLLQQGDTSQDIILQEGDRIFIPVAQNSSPQDVDLVASSTLSPATIRVNVIGEIANKAGRGGTIEMPPNTTLNQALLIAGGFDNVRANKNEVDFIRLNPNGTVTKRLIKLNFTRGIDPETNPRLQNNDTIVIGRNGLTRIGDGFSTILTPFNGILNILRF
- the sufU gene encoding Fe-S cluster assembly sulfur transfer protein SufU, with translation MNTTNLRDLYQQVILEHYKKPKHRGKTNPVDRYQKGHNPSCGDTIELTLQLDPDGERVTDIKFEGEGCAIALASVDLMAGALVGKTIDEALDAIGTFQQMMKGEGEFPKEQRKLNVMKGVAQFPVRIKCANLGWHTLKAALQMTGEAKLADFVSNEAEL
- a CDS encoding Ycf51 family protein, with translation MISTADFFKYCQWSGIVTLALAVLTILALVLKWGFKFRLVGATGFMGVLTAGLFALSLVPIVHSNVPGALHYSLIYDNGSDRATIAVKTPISEAGLDATLRQAAGDLYSYGRSGASDRQLKVRARTVVHPRPGVSEPLVLGEVTRSLGGGEDSQLNVRIDRANLTKVAPAKI